A single genomic interval of Porphyromonas sp. oral taxon 275 harbors:
- a CDS encoding TonB-dependent receptor, with protein MKTSLRRLSILGLLLLLVSTISPQLAAQGLTVRGRVVDSKQEAVIGASIFVKNSKGKGSVTNAQGEFTLSGVARNAILRVSFIGMKTEEVALAGRSELTIILQDEATKLEDVVVVGYGTQKKVNLSGSVAAIDTKQIQARPIQNLTNGLQGLIPGLSITGTNGAPGLDNGELRVRGTGTLNSAAPYILIDGLESGSLNMLDPSDIESISVLKDAASAAIYGSKAANGVILITTKRGRSGKARINYSGTVGMQSATRLMERMGSYEYATLTNKLRKAAGQTPQFSDEALQKFRDGSDPENYPNTDWYALAFRTALQQRHNLSVSGGTDQIKYMGSIGYLGQTGILPNAQRNQYNVRTNLDLNLSRIISARVGLSYIKNKYADPNNSYVSGGSDQIIRQLNVVSPWILGRAKDGTYGTTGDGNPLAWLDSGQTIDRDNHNISATGGIDIRPIEGLTLTTNVAYVAHLLHYKAFVQYIRYNPNKETSPNNLDEYYNLWTRASFDAFANYTKSLGQHNLKLMVGTHAEDYNYGYLRGGRKSFPNNKLTDIDAGDRSTQTNEGSTQALSMVSGFGRINYDYAGKYLLEANFRADASSRFAEGYRWGYFPSFSAAWRLSKEAFLQPLYPVLSDLKLRASWGLLGNQEALRDYYPAINTYSITPSYPMGGTLLGGYAQTQLKLKDISWEKSENMGFGLDFGFFGGRLTGSLDLYKRKTTGILMSVLVPYEFPLAPYTANVGSLENKGIELSLNYQTRFGDWTIGAGGNFAYNKNVILDLGGQSYIGDQIRNAVGQPFKTYYLYKADGLFQSKEEADAWVAKYGTPFGSRPQAGDIRYVDVNGDGKINGADRIYTKPIEPSYTFAMNFNVGWRGFDLSAMFNGAAGAARYYSSEVFGEFAGDTGHPSTVWRDAWSSTNPSGTMPRIFRKGTARHNDANSTFWLQKTDYLRLKNLQLGYTIPQRLTQQLGVSSVRVFYSAENLFTLDHMRGNIDPEATSARLSSYPLLRTHSFGLNVSF; from the coding sequence ATGAAGACATCACTACGCAGGCTCAGCATCCTTGGGCTCCTGCTCCTGCTCGTCTCCACCATCAGCCCGCAGCTAGCGGCTCAGGGGCTGACGGTACGCGGGCGTGTCGTAGACAGCAAGCAGGAGGCCGTCATTGGCGCCTCTATCTTTGTCAAGAACAGTAAGGGCAAAGGGAGCGTGACTAACGCTCAGGGCGAATTCACCCTCAGCGGCGTCGCTCGCAACGCCATCCTTCGCGTCAGCTTCATCGGTATGAAGACCGAGGAAGTAGCCCTAGCTGGGCGCAGCGAGCTCACCATCATCCTGCAGGATGAGGCGACCAAGCTGGAGGACGTCGTCGTAGTCGGCTACGGCACGCAGAAGAAGGTCAACCTCTCCGGATCCGTCGCAGCCATCGACACCAAGCAGATCCAGGCGCGCCCCATTCAGAACCTCACCAACGGCCTACAGGGGCTCATCCCTGGGCTCAGCATCACCGGTACCAACGGCGCCCCTGGGCTCGACAACGGCGAGCTGCGCGTACGTGGGACGGGTACGCTGAACTCCGCAGCGCCCTACATCCTCATCGATGGACTGGAATCAGGCTCGCTGAACATGCTTGACCCCAGCGATATCGAGAGTATCTCCGTGCTCAAGGACGCAGCCTCCGCAGCGATCTATGGGTCGAAGGCGGCCAACGGGGTCATCCTCATCACCACCAAGCGCGGCCGCAGCGGCAAGGCACGCATCAACTACTCGGGTACCGTGGGTATGCAGTCCGCCACGCGCCTGATGGAGCGTATGGGCTCCTACGAGTACGCCACGCTGACCAATAAGCTGCGCAAGGCTGCTGGGCAGACACCCCAGTTCAGCGACGAGGCGCTACAGAAGTTCCGCGACGGTAGCGACCCCGAGAACTACCCCAATACCGACTGGTACGCCCTAGCCTTCCGCACCGCCCTACAGCAGCGCCACAACCTCAGCGTCAGCGGGGGGACGGATCAGATCAAGTACATGGGCTCTATCGGCTACCTAGGTCAGACGGGGATCCTGCCCAATGCGCAGCGCAATCAGTACAACGTGCGCACCAACCTCGACCTCAACCTCAGCCGTATCATCTCCGCCCGCGTAGGCCTCTCCTACATCAAGAATAAGTACGCCGACCCCAATAACTCCTACGTCTCGGGAGGCTCGGACCAGATCATCCGACAGCTCAATGTCGTCTCCCCCTGGATCCTCGGCCGCGCTAAGGACGGTACCTACGGCACGACGGGCGACGGGAACCCGCTGGCCTGGCTCGACTCGGGGCAGACCATCGACCGCGATAACCACAACATCTCCGCCACGGGGGGCATCGACATCCGCCCCATCGAGGGACTGACGCTGACGACGAACGTGGCCTACGTAGCACACCTGCTGCACTACAAGGCCTTCGTACAGTACATACGCTACAATCCCAATAAGGAGACTTCGCCCAACAACCTGGACGAGTACTACAACCTCTGGACGCGTGCCAGCTTCGACGCCTTCGCCAACTACACCAAGAGCCTCGGCCAGCACAACCTCAAGCTCATGGTCGGTACCCACGCCGAGGACTACAACTACGGCTACCTACGCGGCGGACGCAAGAGCTTCCCCAACAACAAGCTCACCGACATTGATGCAGGTGACCGCTCCACGCAGACCAACGAAGGCTCCACGCAGGCCCTGTCGATGGTCTCGGGCTTCGGGCGTATCAACTACGACTATGCGGGCAAGTACCTACTGGAGGCTAACTTCCGTGCCGACGCCTCCTCGCGCTTCGCCGAGGGCTACCGCTGGGGCTACTTCCCCTCCTTCTCCGCAGCCTGGCGCCTCTCCAAGGAGGCCTTCCTCCAGCCGCTGTACCCCGTGCTGAGTGACCTGAAGCTACGCGCCTCTTGGGGGCTTCTCGGGAACCAAGAGGCTCTGAGGGACTACTATCCCGCCATCAACACCTACAGCATCACCCCCAGCTATCCCATGGGCGGCACGCTCCTCGGAGGCTACGCCCAGACGCAGCTCAAGCTCAAGGACATCAGCTGGGAGAAGAGTGAGAACATGGGCTTCGGGCTGGACTTCGGCTTCTTCGGCGGCCGCCTCACCGGGAGTCTCGACCTCTACAAGCGCAAGACGACGGGCATCCTGATGAGCGTCCTCGTGCCCTACGAGTTCCCCCTCGCCCCCTACACGGCCAATGTGGGCTCCCTCGAGAACAAGGGGATAGAGCTCTCACTGAACTACCAGACGCGCTTCGGAGACTGGACCATCGGCGCAGGGGGTAACTTTGCCTACAACAAGAACGTCATCCTAGACCTCGGCGGGCAGAGCTACATCGGCGATCAGATACGCAACGCCGTAGGCCAGCCCTTCAAGACCTACTACCTCTACAAGGCCGATGGGCTCTTCCAGAGCAAAGAGGAGGCCGACGCCTGGGTAGCTAAGTACGGCACGCCCTTCGGCTCGCGCCCTCAGGCGGGCGACATCCGCTACGTGGACGTCAATGGTGACGGCAAGATCAACGGCGCCGACCGCATCTACACCAAGCCCATCGAGCCGAGCTACACCTTCGCGATGAACTTCAACGTAGGCTGGCGTGGCTTCGACCTCTCGGCGATGTTCAACGGCGCTGCAGGCGCAGCTCGCTACTACAGCAGCGAGGTCTTCGGGGAGTTCGCTGGGGATACGGGGCACCCCTCGACCGTATGGCGTGACGCCTGGAGCAGCACCAACCCCTCGGGTACGATGCCCCGCATCTTCCGCAAGGGCACGGCGCGTCACAACGACGCCAACTCCACCTTCTGGCTACAGAAGACGGACTACCTCCGCCTGAAGAACCTTCAGCTCGGCTACACCATTCCCCAGCGCCTGACCCAGCAGCTCGGGGTCTCCTCGGTACGCGTCTTCTACTCGGCTGAGAACCTCTTCACCCTCGACCACATGCGGGGCAACATCGACCCTGAGGCCACCAGTGCACGCCTCTCGTCCTATCCGCTGCTGCGCACACACTCCTTCGGGCTCAACGTATCCTTCTAA
- a CDS encoding RagB/SusD family nutrient uptake outer membrane protein has product MNTLYKGALVALLALGTSSCSGFLDKEPHNALSPSTTWKTPQDAQKFLIGCYDGWVSGATILYLDCMSDFGFNFHVHEGYRSVGNGSMTPSNPGVSFYDYSTIGRCNLLLDRIKDIPFADEAERKDIIAQAKVIRAYQYYTMNIVYGGVPIIELPQTAEAAQLPRKTEAEVRAYIAKDLDEALPDLQKSPTARGRFGKGMALALRMREALYYGDWALAREKAKAIMDLGIYELEADYAKLFTVEGQGSKEIIAAVQYLDNTKPLYTVIGSMYNNATGGWSSLVPTPNLLNTYEMANGMTITESGSGYDPAHPFKGRDPRLAKTICYPGADYIRTDGLKAIYNSLDKTLDGKNNPDYPEAANNSSKTGLTWNKYTYPATQYTDTWACNACPIVFRYAEVLLTLAEASNELSGPSAEVYSALDQVRRRAGLPAVDRSKYASKDKLRELIQRERSVELAGEGFRRMDIIRWKGSDGKMLAEHVLNAPLERVVGTVDSRISDPTMRATIKVSATAAEKKVEDRSFKPHHRYLPIPQAVLDRNPNFGKNNPDY; this is encoded by the coding sequence ATGAATACATTATATAAGGGTGCTCTCGTAGCGCTCCTCGCGCTCGGTACCAGCTCCTGCTCGGGCTTCCTGGACAAGGAGCCCCACAACGCCCTATCGCCCTCCACGACCTGGAAGACCCCTCAGGATGCCCAGAAGTTCCTCATCGGCTGCTACGACGGCTGGGTCTCAGGGGCGACGATCCTCTACCTGGACTGCATGTCGGACTTTGGCTTCAACTTCCATGTCCACGAGGGCTACCGCAGCGTCGGCAACGGCTCGATGACGCCCTCCAACCCCGGCGTCTCCTTCTATGACTACTCCACCATCGGGCGCTGCAACCTGCTACTGGACCGCATCAAGGACATCCCCTTCGCCGACGAGGCCGAGCGCAAGGACATCATCGCCCAGGCCAAGGTCATCCGTGCCTACCAGTACTATACGATGAATATCGTCTACGGCGGTGTACCCATAATAGAGCTCCCCCAGACGGCAGAGGCCGCTCAGCTCCCACGCAAGACGGAGGCCGAGGTACGCGCCTACATCGCCAAGGATCTGGACGAAGCGCTGCCCGACCTACAGAAGAGCCCCACTGCCCGCGGACGCTTCGGCAAGGGCATGGCCCTGGCACTGCGCATGCGTGAGGCACTCTACTACGGCGACTGGGCCCTAGCGCGGGAGAAGGCCAAGGCCATCATGGACCTCGGCATCTACGAGCTGGAGGCCGACTACGCTAAGCTCTTCACGGTCGAGGGCCAAGGCTCCAAGGAGATCATCGCTGCCGTCCAGTACCTCGACAATACCAAGCCACTGTACACCGTCATTGGCTCGATGTACAACAACGCTACGGGCGGCTGGTCCTCCCTCGTCCCCACGCCCAACCTCCTCAACACCTATGAGATGGCCAACGGGATGACGATCACCGAGTCGGGCTCAGGCTATGACCCTGCCCACCCCTTCAAGGGCCGTGACCCACGCCTAGCGAAGACGATCTGCTACCCAGGCGCTGACTACATCCGCACCGATGGGCTCAAGGCTATCTACAACTCGCTGGACAAGACCCTCGACGGGAAGAACAATCCCGACTACCCCGAGGCGGCCAACAACAGTTCCAAGACCGGCCTGACGTGGAACAAGTACACCTACCCCGCCACGCAGTACACCGACACCTGGGCCTGCAACGCCTGCCCCATCGTCTTCCGCTACGCCGAGGTACTGCTGACGCTGGCTGAGGCGAGCAACGAGCTGAGCGGTCCCTCCGCCGAGGTCTACAGCGCCCTCGACCAAGTGCGTCGCCGCGCTGGCTTGCCCGCCGTCGATCGCAGCAAGTACGCCTCTAAGGACAAGCTGCGCGAGCTCATCCAGCGCGAGCGCTCCGTAGAGCTCGCTGGCGAAGGCTTCCGCCGTATGGACATCATCCGCTGGAAGGGCAGCGATGGCAAGATGCTGGCCGAGCACGTCCTCAACGCTCCGCTGGAGCGTGTGGTCGGCACCGTCGACAGCCGCATCTCCGACCCCACGATGCGCGCCACGATCAAGGTCAGCGCCACGGCAGCAGAGAAGAAGGTCGAGGACCGCAGCTTCAAGCCCCATCACCGCTACCTACCCATCCCGCAGGCTGTCCTTGACCGCAACCCCAACTTCGGCAAAAACAACCCCGACTACTAG
- a CDS encoding DUF2723 domain-containing protein yields the protein MNWKQFDRANNLLAWGAFLIATLTYLMTIGPSASLWDCAEFIACDYKLEIGHPPGAPFYMLVYNVVSHLGGGPQHAALLTNVTSAVISGFTILFLFWTITHMLRRVLTPSARLGLNEAQPTGEVMTLGQGITILGAGLVGSLVYTFSDSFWFSAVEAEVYAFSSLFTAVVFWLIFKWDERCDNERSDRWLVLIAYLMGLSIGVHLLNLLCLPAMALVYYYRRTKEPTLKGAGIALVASFALVGLMMYGVVQGVPKLAGKWDMFFVNNLGLGYNQGLYIYLAVVALVLIWGAYETQRAYSAPKYLESHRLRIALIASLILIGLPLIGNTLVGLLIAGGIVAFFYLYKGLTARMVHTLQMCLVAIMVGFSSYGVILVRAEADTPMNENSPADAFSLRYYLAREQYGSAPLLYGQTFASRIKYGSDGRPVMKEEEPTYGRINKERPSDPDRYVVRSLKEEPVYEESEMMLFPRVYDRGHAQMYNSWMGRAEDDMSVPSFGENLSYFFNYQVNYMYWRYFLWNFAGRQNDLQGDGGLLRGGAMTGIPFIDALFYGDSDSLPELMTDNKGHNVYYALPLLLGLIGLFFQIGAGRRGTESFWITFMLFFMTGLAIVLYLNQFPGQPRERDYAYVGSFYAFAIWIGFGVAALVTAVNQLLASKEAKAKAVKDKQALPLQSTYAAIVVLLSLLVPLQMLGQNWDDHDRSGRTVASDMGRNYLESCEPNAVLFCYGDNDTFPLWYAQEVEGVRTDVRTVNLSYLAGDWYIDQMKKQAYEGKPLPLGLLPASYYYYHAYALVNRQGNEPMTVQEAFAQLKDAPRNDPATLPTGNIVLPVDSVRAQRLVAQAAPDVACEVLPVMPLSIQSRQYLDIGGLSVLDLIAGNQWKRPIYWAITSPRNAFDNLPEHMVQSGMVHQLLPIAYPQDSTGQRRESGIGNLDRMYQTVMTKFRWCGADRPGTYFDENARGIVSTLRNQIFSPLADGFMARGDKAKAQEVLRKCLSVIREDNVPYETNSVYFARSLYRAGLTKEADHVLQVIVRRSLSTLVWGLSLEPEQFQQLVQHADLQEAYMGLTYPLQLADEFGSTGLKQYEAQITEIARRLGAGQR from the coding sequence ATGAACTGGAAACAATTCGACCGAGCGAACAACCTCCTGGCTTGGGGCGCCTTCCTCATCGCCACCCTGACCTACCTGATGACGATAGGTCCATCGGCGAGCCTCTGGGACTGCGCTGAGTTCATCGCTTGCGACTACAAGCTCGAGATCGGGCACCCTCCCGGGGCCCCCTTCTACATGCTTGTATATAATGTAGTATCCCATCTGGGCGGAGGCCCCCAGCATGCCGCACTGCTGACCAATGTCACCAGCGCCGTGATCAGCGGCTTCACCATCCTCTTCCTCTTCTGGACGATCACGCACATGCTGCGCCGTGTGCTCACCCCCAGCGCGCGCCTTGGGCTCAACGAGGCGCAGCCCACGGGTGAGGTCATGACCCTCGGGCAGGGGATCACTATCCTAGGGGCAGGGCTCGTGGGGAGCCTCGTGTACACCTTTTCGGACTCCTTCTGGTTCAGTGCCGTAGAGGCTGAGGTCTATGCCTTCAGCTCGCTCTTCACGGCCGTAGTCTTTTGGCTGATCTTCAAGTGGGACGAGCGCTGCGACAATGAGCGTAGCGACCGCTGGCTGGTACTCATCGCCTACCTCATGGGTCTAAGCATCGGGGTGCACCTGCTGAACCTCCTTTGCCTGCCTGCCATGGCCCTGGTCTACTACTACCGCCGCACCAAGGAGCCCACGCTCAAGGGTGCTGGCATCGCGCTGGTAGCCTCCTTCGCCCTCGTCGGGCTGATGATGTACGGTGTCGTGCAGGGAGTGCCCAAGCTCGCGGGTAAGTGGGATATGTTCTTCGTCAACAACCTGGGGCTGGGCTACAACCAGGGGCTCTACATCTATCTCGCAGTAGTCGCACTCGTCCTCATCTGGGGCGCCTACGAGACGCAGCGCGCCTATAGCGCACCCAAGTACCTCGAGAGCCACCGCCTACGCATCGCTCTGATCGCCTCGCTGATTCTCATCGGGCTTCCGCTGATCGGCAATACACTGGTGGGCCTCCTGATTGCGGGGGGTATCGTAGCCTTCTTCTACCTCTACAAGGGGCTCACGGCGCGCATGGTACATACCCTGCAGATGTGTCTCGTGGCCATCATGGTCGGCTTCTCCAGCTATGGGGTGATCCTCGTGCGTGCCGAGGCCGATACGCCGATGAACGAGAATTCGCCTGCCGACGCCTTCTCCCTGCGCTACTATCTGGCACGTGAGCAGTACGGCTCCGCACCCCTGCTCTACGGGCAGACCTTCGCCTCGCGCATCAAGTACGGCAGCGATGGCCGTCCCGTGATGAAGGAGGAGGAGCCCACCTACGGACGTATCAACAAGGAGCGTCCCAGCGACCCCGACCGCTACGTCGTGCGTAGCCTCAAGGAGGAGCCCGTCTACGAGGAGAGCGAGATGATGCTCTTCCCCCGTGTCTACGACCGCGGGCACGCCCAGATGTACAATAGCTGGATGGGCCGCGCCGAGGATGATATGAGCGTCCCGAGCTTCGGCGAGAACCTCAGCTACTTCTTCAACTACCAGGTCAACTACATGTACTGGCGCTACTTCCTGTGGAACTTCGCAGGGCGTCAGAACGACCTGCAGGGTGACGGCGGCCTGCTGCGTGGCGGTGCCATGACGGGGATCCCCTTCATCGACGCCCTCTTCTACGGCGATAGCGACAGCCTGCCCGAGCTGATGACGGATAATAAGGGGCACAACGTCTATTACGCCCTCCCACTGCTGCTGGGGCTGATCGGTCTCTTCTTCCAGATCGGGGCAGGACGCCGTGGGACGGAGAGCTTCTGGATCACCTTCATGCTCTTCTTCATGACGGGTCTGGCCATCGTCCTTTACCTCAACCAGTTCCCTGGGCAGCCCCGCGAGCGTGACTACGCCTACGTGGGCTCCTTCTACGCCTTCGCCATCTGGATCGGCTTCGGCGTGGCAGCCCTCGTCACGGCCGTCAATCAGCTCCTCGCCTCGAAGGAGGCCAAGGCTAAGGCCGTCAAGGACAAGCAGGCCCTACCCCTACAGTCTACCTATGCTGCCATCGTCGTCCTGCTGAGCCTCCTAGTACCCCTGCAGATGCTCGGGCAGAACTGGGACGACCACGACCGCTCGGGCCGTACCGTCGCTAGCGACATGGGGCGCAACTATCTAGAGAGCTGCGAGCCCAACGCCGTGCTCTTCTGCTACGGGGACAACGACACCTTCCCCCTCTGGTACGCCCAGGAGGTCGAGGGTGTGCGCACCGACGTCCGTACGGTCAATCTCTCCTATCTGGCAGGTGACTGGTACATCGACCAGATGAAGAAGCAGGCCTACGAGGGCAAGCCCCTACCGCTCGGACTGCTCCCTGCCTCCTACTATTACTACCACGCCTACGCGCTGGTCAATCGTCAGGGCAATGAGCCCATGACGGTGCAGGAGGCCTTCGCCCAGCTCAAGGACGCTCCGCGCAATGACCCTGCGACGCTCCCCACAGGTAACATCGTCCTCCCCGTAGACTCGGTGCGCGCACAGCGCCTCGTGGCTCAGGCTGCCCCCGACGTCGCCTGCGAAGTGCTCCCCGTGATGCCCCTCTCGATCCAGAGCCGTCAGTATCTGGACATCGGCGGGCTGAGCGTGCTGGATCTCATAGCAGGCAATCAGTGGAAGCGCCCCATCTACTGGGCGATCACCTCACCCCGCAATGCCTTCGACAACCTCCCCGAGCACATGGTGCAGTCGGGCATGGTGCACCAGCTGCTGCCTATAGCCTACCCGCAGGACAGCACGGGGCAACGCAGAGAGAGCGGCATCGGCAATCTCGACCGCATGTATCAGACGGTGATGACGAAGTTCCGCTGGTGCGGCGCTGATCGTCCCGGCACCTACTTCGACGAGAATGCCCGCGGCATCGTCTCCACGCTGCGCAATCAGATCTTCTCCCCGCTGGCCGATGGCTTCATGGCGCGTGGCGACAAGGCCAAGGCCCAGGAAGTCCTCCGCAAGTGCCTCTCCGTGATCCGCGAGGACAACGTCCCCTACGAGACGAACTCGGTGTACTTCGCCCGCTCACTCTATCGTGCGGGGCTGACTAAGGAGGCCGACCACGTGCTGCAGGTCATCGTACGCCGCTCGCTGAGCACGCTCGTCTGGGGGCTGAGCCTAGAGCCCGAGCAGTTCCAGCAGCTGGTGCAGCACGCCGACCTGCAGGAGGCCTACATGGGTCTGACCTATCCGCTGCAGCTGGCCGATGAGTTCGGCTCCACGGGCCTCAAGCAGTACGAGGCTCAGATCACCGAGATCGCTCGCCGCCTAGGCGCTGGACAGCGCTAA
- a CDS encoding polysaccharide deacetylase family protein, which yields MLERLLCRVPMWYRMLVPGARWRIPAISGRSIYLTFDDGPIPEVTPWVLDELDRLGVKATFFCVADNVRKWPELFEEIKRRGHQVGNHTYHHIQGLYHGTRSYMEDVHAAHELIHSRYFRPPHGHLRFRQNIELSHSFEIIMWDVVTRDYNARLTPEEVLSNVKRYARNGSIIVFHDSLKAEKNMREAMPRAVRWLLDEGYHFLRIGDAP from the coding sequence ATGCTGGAGCGTCTCCTCTGCCGCGTACCTATGTGGTACCGCATGCTCGTCCCCGGGGCTCGCTGGCGCATACCAGCGATCTCGGGGAGGAGCATTTACCTGACCTTCGACGACGGCCCTATCCCCGAGGTGACGCCTTGGGTGCTGGACGAGCTCGACCGACTGGGGGTGAAGGCTACCTTCTTCTGCGTGGCGGACAACGTGCGCAAGTGGCCCGAGCTCTTCGAGGAGATCAAGCGTCGAGGTCACCAGGTAGGCAACCACACCTACCACCATATCCAGGGACTCTACCACGGCACGCGCAGCTATATGGAGGATGTGCATGCCGCGCACGAGCTCATCCATTCGCGCTACTTCCGCCCCCCGCATGGGCACCTGCGCTTCAGGCAGAATATCGAGCTCAGCCACAGCTTCGAGATCATCATGTGGGACGTCGTCACGCGCGACTACAATGCACGGCTCACGCCCGAGGAGGTACTCTCCAACGTCAAGCGCTACGCACGCAACGGCTCGATCATCGTCTTTCACGACTCGCTGAAGGCTGAGAAGAATATGCGGGAGGCTATGCCTCGGGCCGTGCGCTGGCTCCTCGACGAGGGCTATCACTTCCTACGCATAGGCGACGCCCCCTAG
- the miaB gene encoding tRNA (N6-isopentenyl adenosine(37)-C2)-methylthiotransferase MiaB yields MNRPLTPDSKSDLSLAPKRVYIETYGCQMNVADSEVVASIMQMDGYHLTEDPELADAIFLNTCSVRDNAEQKVLNRIAYYHSIRRKKRRRITIGVLGCMAERAKEELIEKHKVDLVVGPDSYLDLPNLIGAVERGEKAINVKLSTNETYKDVMPLKLGGVHISGFVSIMRGCNNFCSYCIVPYTRGRERSRELESIIREVKDLEEKGYREITLLGQNVNSYRYVDGDKVYDFGDLMEQVALAVPGIRIRFTSPHPKDMDDKAIAVMAKYPNICKHIHLPAQSGNDRILKLMKRNYTRAWYLERVAAIRRAMPDCAITSDLFCGFHDETEEDFQDTLSLMREVGYDNSFMFKYSERPGTYAAKYLVDNISEETKIRRLQEMIDLQTQLSLESNLRDVGKTVEVLIEGFSKRSHEQLFGRTQQNKVVVFDKQGYRVGQYAQVLVESATAATLIGRPVQPAEGYVPPVTDAP; encoded by the coding sequence ATGAACCGACCCCTGACACCGGACTCTAAATCCGACCTGTCACTCGCTCCTAAGCGCGTCTATATCGAGACCTACGGCTGCCAGATGAACGTGGCCGACAGCGAGGTCGTGGCCTCCATCATGCAAATGGATGGATACCACCTCACAGAGGATCCCGAGCTAGCGGACGCCATATTCCTCAACACCTGCTCGGTGCGTGACAACGCCGAGCAGAAGGTGCTCAATCGCATCGCCTACTACCACTCCATACGCCGCAAGAAGCGCCGCCGCATCACCATCGGCGTCCTCGGCTGCATGGCCGAGCGCGCCAAGGAGGAGCTCATCGAGAAGCATAAGGTAGACCTCGTCGTCGGCCCAGATAGCTACCTCGACCTGCCGAACCTCATCGGAGCCGTGGAGCGCGGTGAGAAGGCCATCAACGTAAAGCTCTCCACCAACGAGACCTATAAGGATGTCATGCCGCTCAAGCTGGGCGGCGTCCATATCTCGGGCTTCGTCTCCATCATGCGTGGCTGCAATAACTTCTGCTCCTACTGCATCGTCCCCTATACCCGTGGTCGCGAGCGCAGCCGCGAGCTGGAGAGCATCATCCGTGAGGTCAAGGACCTAGAGGAGAAGGGCTATCGCGAGATCACCCTGCTGGGACAGAACGTCAACTCCTACCGCTACGTCGATGGCGACAAGGTCTACGACTTCGGCGACCTGATGGAGCAGGTGGCGCTGGCCGTACCCGGCATACGCATCCGCTTCACCTCGCCCCACCCCAAGGATATGGATGACAAGGCCATCGCCGTAATGGCGAAGTACCCCAACATCTGCAAGCACATCCACCTACCCGCCCAGTCGGGTAATGACCGCATCCTCAAGCTGATGAAGCGCAACTATACCCGCGCCTGGTATCTCGAGCGCGTGGCAGCCATACGCCGCGCTATGCCCGACTGCGCCATCACCTCAGACCTCTTCTGCGGCTTCCACGACGAGACAGAGGAGGACTTCCAGGACACGCTGAGCCTGATGCGTGAGGTGGGCTACGACAACTCCTTTATGTTTAAGTACTCCGAGCGTCCAGGCACCTACGCTGCCAAGTACCTCGTGGACAACATCAGCGAGGAGACGAAGATCCGCCGCCTACAGGAGATGATCGACCTCCAGACGCAGCTCTCGCTGGAGAGCAACCTTCGGGACGTGGGCAAGACCGTGGAGGTACTGATCGAGGGCTTCAGTAAGCGCAGCCACGAGCAGCTCTTCGGCCGCACGCAGCAGAATAAGGTCGTCGTCTTCGACAAGCAAGGCTACCGCGTAGGGCAGTACGCCCAGGTCCTCGTCGAGTCGGCTACGGCAGCGACCCTCATCGGCCGTCCCGTCCAGCCCGCCGAGGGCTACGTGCCGCCTGTCACCGATGCACCCTAA
- a CDS encoding dihydroorotate dehydrogenase-like protein — protein sequence MVNLQTTFAGLQLSSPLILSSSGLTRSIDRTKALVEAGAGAVILKSLFEEQILMHTGHLLAHNEYPEAADYIASYTRVEAVDEYLELLRRAKAELSVPIIASINCSGLESWTDFAQKLKEAGADALEVNIMRLETSRFYDPVAGEELYLEIVRRLRAVGLPLIIKLSRHHTALPTLVDKLRAAGATAVTLFNRSYQLDIDLEREQIVGGDVFSHAGDFAETLRFTGLIRGVVPGVELAASTGIYGWQELTKILLAGADVAQMCTAVYKHGPSIIKDSLTGLGRWMMDHGYQSVDEFRGRLSYASVSDPSLFERLQFMKYYSGRTQS from the coding sequence ATGGTTAATCTACAGACGACCTTCGCTGGGCTGCAGCTCTCGAGTCCGCTCATCCTGAGTAGCTCGGGCCTGACACGCAGCATCGATCGTACCAAGGCCTTAGTCGAGGCTGGCGCTGGTGCGGTCATCCTCAAGAGTCTCTTCGAGGAGCAGATCCTCATGCACACGGGGCATCTGCTGGCGCACAACGAGTATCCCGAGGCCGCCGACTACATCGCCTCCTACACCCGTGTAGAGGCCGTGGACGAATACCTCGAGCTCCTGCGCCGCGCCAAGGCCGAGCTATCGGTGCCCATCATCGCCTCCATCAACTGCTCGGGGCTGGAGAGCTGGACGGACTTCGCCCAGAAGCTCAAGGAAGCTGGTGCCGATGCCCTCGAGGTGAACATCATGCGCCTGGAGACCTCGCGCTTCTACGACCCTGTAGCGGGTGAGGAGCTGTATCTGGAGATCGTTCGCCGCCTGCGTGCTGTGGGTCTACCGCTCATCATCAAGCTCTCGCGCCACCATACGGCGCTGCCCACACTGGTGGACAAGCTACGTGCGGCGGGGGCTACGGCCGTCACGCTCTTCAACCGCAGCTACCAGCTGGACATCGACCTGGAGCGTGAGCAGATCGTCGGCGGGGATGTCTTCTCCCACGCGGGGGACTTTGCCGAGACCCTACGCTTCACAGGGCTCATCCGTGGCGTCGTGCCCGGTGTCGAGCTCGCTGCCTCAACGGGCATCTACGGCTGGCAGGAGCTGACGAAGATCCTCCTGGCAGGGGCCGATGTGGCGCAGATGTGCACGGCGGTCTACAAGCACGGGCCCTCCATCATCAAGGACTCGCTGACGGGCCTCGGGCGCTGGATGATGGATCATGGCTATCAGAGCGTGGACGAATTCCGCGGTCGCCTCAGCTATGCCTCCGTCTCGGACCCGAGCCTCTTCGAGCGCCTCCAATTCATGAAGTATTATTCAGGGCGTACGCAATCCTAG